The window TATCAGTTATTTCGCTGTGGTCAAACACGCCTTCGTGCCCGCCATCATTTCCTACATCGCTCTCGTTTATATCGTGCATCTGGAAGCCATGAAGATGGACATGCAGGGTCTGCCCCGGGCGGTAGAACCAAAGCCGACTAAAATAGCTTTGATGTCATTTGGCATCACCCTTGCTGCCATTCTCGCTATGGGGGGCGGGTTGTATTATTTGTCCGAAGCTTTTGATTTGCTCGGCAGTAACATGAATCGCGTGTTGGTGATCGCGGCTCTGGTCTTACTGGAATTTGGACTCCTAAATTCGGTCCATAAGAAAGCGCATCCAGGCACACGGGAGAAACTCCTCTCAACAGGCGCGATTGTCCTTTGCAATATCGTTATTGGCGCATTTGGAACGTTCTACGCCATTAATTTAGTACGGGATCTATTCGGCGCACAGTTAACGCCTTGGATTGCCGGGGCGTGCATTCTTGGGCTTTACGTTTGGTTGGTTTCGAAATGCGCATCTTTCCCTGACTTGGTTATTGATGATCCAAATTCACCGATCATAGACCTGCCCGAACCGAAGCCAACAATCATGGCTGGATTGCACTTCTTGTTACCGGTCGGTGTTCTGATTTGGTGCCTGATGATCGAACGGTTGTCACCGGAGTTATCCGCCTTCTGGGCTGTCATCTTGATGGTCTTTATTCTGCTGACTCAACGCATGTTGTTTGCAATGTTTCGCAAGGAATCCGCCGACGGAAAAATTGCGCAGGGATTTTCAGAGTTAATCGATGGCATGATTTTCGGTGCCCGGAATATGATCGGTATTGGCATCGCCACTGCAGCAGCCGGGATTATCGTTGGCACCGTTTCACAAACCGGCGTCGGTCTGGTGCTGGCTGAGTTGGTTGAGTTCCTGGCACAAGGGCAAATTCTGCTGATCTTAATTTTTACGGCTATCCTGAGCTTAATCCTGGGCATGGGATTGCCCACGACGGCAAACTACATTGTTGTATCGTCTTTATTGGCACCTGTAATCGTCAGCCTTGGCCAGCAGAACGGCCTGATCGTCCCCTTGATCGCCGTGCATCTTTTTGTCTTCTATTTCGGCATCATGGCGGACGTCACACCCCCTGTTGGACTGGCGTCATTTGCGGCGGCGGCAGTTTCTGGCGGAGACCCTATTCGCACCGGTGTTGTTGCCTTTGTCTATAGCTTGCGGACAGCCCTGCTTCCGTTCCTGTTTATCTTCAATACGGAATTATTATTGATCGATGTAAGCATTACGCAGGGAGCGGTCGTGTTTGTAATTGCGACCGCGGCGATACTTTTGTTCACCGCAGGGACACAAGGATACTTCATTGTGCGGTCGAAGCTGTGGGAATCGGTTTTGCTGGTTCTTGTCGCCTTTAGTCTTTTCCGACCAGGGTTCTGGATGGATATGATCGCGCCGCCATTTTCCGAAGAAAGCCCCACCGCTATTACTGAGGTGGTTGGTAAGGCCACTCCAGGCTCGGAAATTCGCCTGATTGTAAAAGGAGAAAATGAAGTCGGAGATCCGATGACATTTACCGCGTTGATGACTGTCGGGAATGAAGCAACAGGAGCAAAACGCATTGAAGCTTATGGCCTTGAATTATTGGTAAAAGATAAATCGGTCCTTATTGATGATGCGAAATTTGATAGTGCCGCTAAAAAAGCCGGATTGGATTTTGAGCAGAAAATTCTAACTGTCATGGCCCCTGTATCGCAGCCTCCAAAGCAGTTAATATTCATCCCTGCCTTGCTGCTGCTGGGTTTCATTATTGTCATGCAGCGTCGTCGTAGGGTTCTCCCGGGCACCACCGCAACCACCCCGACTAATTGATTGGAGAACAGGCACATGTTCAAACATATCCTTCTCGCCATTGATCTCGAACACGACAAAACTTGGCAAAAGTCACTGCCGACTGCGATAGAATATGCAGAAGCATTTGGATCAACGATCCATGCCATGGTGGTGGTGCCAGATTTTGGTATGAGCATCGTCAGCAACTTTTTCCCTAAAGATCACGAGAAGCAATCGCTCGATCTAGCCGTCGGCAAACTGCGTGAATGGGTCGCGGCCAACGTACCGGCAGGCATTCAAGTTCAGCATATCGTTGGCATCGGCTCACCCTATGAAGAAATTTTGCGGGTTGCGGGAGAAATCTCTGCGGACTTGATTGTCATGGGTTCGCATCGCCCAAGCATGGAGGACTATTTGCTAGGTCCGAATGCCGCCCGCGTTGTTCGCCATGCAAGTTGTTCCGTACTGGTTGTGCGCGACTAAAGAAAAAGCGTTTCGGCTATTACTCCAAATGTTACCACACAAAAGATTTCCTCCAAACGGCAACTCGATGGTTTAAAATCACAGCAACGAGTAGCGGCAATCAGAAGCTATAAAATGATTTTCTAAACGTTCGCTAATGGCCGAGGCGATCGTTAGCGACAACTATAATTTACGTCCGCCAACAGGGAGCCAAGCAGATGTGAATTGATACCCGCGAAAACTTCCGAACTTGAACCAAAACGGCCCTTCCCTAGGGGCACCTTTAAGAGGCTTTCTTCAATGGTTCCTGGCTATGGGTGTACTGTGAAATTTTCGCCAATAATCCGGTTACAAAAATAATTCCAATGCTTAAATAGCTGATTTCTAAAATCCCAAATTTAGCATCGAATAACAAACCGAATACCCAAGGGGATAGGGCGCTGGCAAATACATTTAAGGCTTTTGTGAACGACTTGATCGCCCCTAAATGGGTTGTTCCATAAAGTTCCGGCCAAATCGCGCCGGAAACTGCAAAGGCAGCACCCCAACTGCAGCCCATGAAGATCAAAAACACAAAACTAAATATCTCTGCCTGAAACATGTTCAGCACGACAAGTGCCACGGCTAAGGGAACAAGAATGAAGGGCAGTATGTTGACCGCGCGCCACTTATCCACCAAGGGTCCAAGTGCTAATGAGGTTAGAAACGTCGCGATGGCCAAGCCTGTAAAACCGCTGGCGAAAATTGACATGGACCATTCTTTGGCTTCAACGATTCTAACTTGATGAAAAATGACCCCTGTAAGCAAAAAGGACGGCGCGAGCGTTGCCGGTAAAATAAGATAGAAGCGTAATTCTCGGATCATTGATCGGACCGTGTAGTCGCCACTGCTTGGTCCTCTTAGGGATGATTCTTTGTGCTGCTTGATCAAATAATTTTCATGCCGAACTTTATGGCCTTTCAAAAGCCACAAGACCAACGGCACGAGAACAATCGCATAGACACCGCCGAGCAACGCCCAACTTTCGCTCCAGCCAAGCCAAGCGATGAGAACGACGCCCATCACCGGATAAATAGCGATGCCAATTGTATTGCCGAGACTGATAAAACCAATCGCCGTACCCCGCCGTTCCGTGAAATATCGTCCCATCGACGTTATGGCAGTGTGGTTCATTAATCCCTGGCCCATGAGACGCAGAAAGTAAAATGCAACGCCAAGCATGAACGCGGTCTCAACGATAGACGTGAACAATATGGCAGCGACAATTCCCGCACATACCAAGGCAGCATAAATGCGGAGATCAATCCGGTCGATAAACCGGCCGAGCCAAATCAAGCTCGCGGCGCTGGTAACAGTCGCCACCATATAGATGAATCCGAACTCTCCATCGCTCAAAGAAAAGTCGCGTCGAAACTCTCCCCCAAAGACAGAAATGAAATAGGTCTGTCCCGCACTAGAAAATAAATTAAGGACAATGCCAAATACCAGAAAGCGCCAGTTTTGGATAATGAAGTTGAAATAGTTCACCGGCGGCACGGCCTTTTAGCCTAGAGACTTCGAAGGTGTTTTAATTAAGCCGTATGAGAGCCATAGATCAAGGGATGTTCACTGATATAAATTTTAGGAACGTCTGCTTGTAGGGGTGTTTTCAATAGGTCGCCGCAACACTTTAGTCTTTATTGAATAGATGAAGTGTTTAGATAGAACGATGACCCCGGATATATTTTACGAGTAAACAGAAGTCTGAGATATGGGATCGCTGGCAACGGATGTTGACGTTTATTTTTGTGATTCGCAGTGTCCGTGGAAACGCGGTTTCAATGAGAACACCAATCGATTGCTCAGGCAGTACCTTCCCAAAGCGCCCTCAACAAGACAACTCGCCAGTTAAACGAACGGCCTCGCAAAACAATGAAATTTGAAACGCCAGCAGAGAGATTAAACGCATGTGTTGCGTCGATCAGTTGACATACGCCTTAAACGGATGTTTGCAATTAAAAAGGGGGGTAACATGGGATTATTTGATTTGTGGCGTGAGGCACGGGGTAGCGTTATGCGTCAAGAGCTTGAGGATATAATGTTGCGAGTCCGTAATGCGAATGAATCTGCAACGAGGGCTTACTTTAACAACATTTACCAGACAATTGGCCCATTAAAAGAAATGTATGGCAACGCTTCAACAGGAGAACGAAAAGCCCTGATGAAACAATCCCGAAAGTCGGCAGACCAAATGTGGAGTAGTGGTGATTGGCCTTCATCACTCGGCCTCGGTATAAGTCTTTTAAATGTCGAAAGTGAATACGTACCTGGGGATGAAGCAGCTTTTGTGAAGGTGGAAACGGACAAGATCATTGCGGAAGCGGCTGCAAAGTTTGAATAGATTAAGACCATTCCGTTGTGATCTTTAAAACTCTTAAACGTAAAAAAAATTCAACATAAATTGCAGTTTTCAAATTCCCGGCTTATTCAGTCTGGTTATTCAGTTTTGAGTATTCTTCATCATTCACAAATTTTTGTTCACCGCATACGCCTCTTATCACAGGAACTAATAGATACTTAGGGAAACCTCGAAGAAGTTCATGCGCGACCTCGTCCTCGGCAAGCCCGTCCGTTGCGAATTAAATGGCAAGAAGACTTATGACCGTCTCGTTGGCACCTGCTACGGCACCGTTTCCACACATAGCGGACATTAATTACCGGGAACCTCCAGTTATTGGGCAAGAAGCATTACAACG of the Rhodospirillaceae bacterium genome contains:
- a CDS encoding TRAP transporter permease; its protein translation is MSSEEQTTGPMSSDELDDLVASTDTGGRAPDNANIVKFLAATALIWSIWQVWIASPFPFILHWGVFSGKEARPIHLSFSILLTFLAYPAFKSSPRNTIPLIDWVLAIVGIIATMYLFVFDSVLIDSLLGSRLSDRPGNPNTLDIVMACIGIVILMEATRRALGPPLMVVATVFLGYTFLGPYAPGILAWKGASFGAVADHQWLSSEGVFGIALGVSTGLVFLFVLFGALLDKAGAGNYFIKVAFSLMGHMRGGPAKAAVVASGMTGLISGSSIANVVTTGTFTIPMMKRVGFSAEKSGAVEVASSVNGQIMPPVMGAAAFLMVEYVDISYFAVVKHAFVPAIISYIALVYIVHLEAMKMDMQGLPRAVEPKPTKIALMSFGITLAAILAMGGGLYYLSEAFDLLGSNMNRVLVIAALVLLEFGLLNSVHKKAHPGTREKLLSTGAIVLCNIVIGAFGTFYAINLVRDLFGAQLTPWIAGACILGLYVWLVSKCASFPDLVIDDPNSPIIDLPEPKPTIMAGLHFLLPVGVLIWCLMIERLSPELSAFWAVILMVFILLTQRMLFAMFRKESADGKIAQGFSELIDGMIFGARNMIGIGIATAAAGIIVGTVSQTGVGLVLAELVEFLAQGQILLILIFTAILSLILGMGLPTTANYIVVSSLLAPVIVSLGQQNGLIVPLIAVHLFVFYFGIMADVTPPVGLASFAAAAVSGGDPIRTGVVAFVYSLRTALLPFLFIFNTELLLIDVSITQGAVVFVIATAAILLFTAGTQGYFIVRSKLWESVLLVLVAFSLFRPGFWMDMIAPPFSEESPTAITEVVGKATPGSEIRLIVKGENEVGDPMTFTALMTVGNEATGAKRIEAYGLELLVKDKSVLIDDAKFDSAAKKAGLDFEQKILTVMAPVSQPPKQLIFIPALLLLGFIIVMQRRRRVLPGTTATTPTN
- a CDS encoding universal stress protein, producing MFKHILLAIDLEHDKTWQKSLPTAIEYAEAFGSTIHAMVVVPDFGMSIVSNFFPKDHEKQSLDLAVGKLREWVAANVPAGIQVQHIVGIGSPYEEILRVAGEISADLIVMGSHRPSMEDYLLGPNAARVVRHASCSVLVVRD
- a CDS encoding MFS transporter, yielding MPPVNYFNFIIQNWRFLVFGIVLNLFSSAGQTYFISVFGGEFRRDFSLSDGEFGFIYMVATVTSAASLIWLGRFIDRIDLRIYAALVCAGIVAAILFTSIVETAFMLGVAFYFLRLMGQGLMNHTAITSMGRYFTERRGTAIGFISLGNTIGIAIYPVMGVVLIAWLGWSESWALLGGVYAIVLVPLVLWLLKGHKVRHENYLIKQHKESSLRGPSSGDYTVRSMIRELRFYLILPATLAPSFLLTGVIFHQVRIVEAKEWSMSIFASGFTGLAIATFLTSLALGPLVDKWRAVNILPFILVPLAVALVVLNMFQAEIFSFVFLIFMGCSWGAAFAVSGAIWPELYGTTHLGAIKSFTKALNVFASALSPWVFGLLFDAKFGILEISYLSIGIIFVTGLLAKISQYTHSQEPLKKAS